One segment of Brassica napus cultivar Da-Ae chromosome C3, Da-Ae, whole genome shotgun sequence DNA contains the following:
- the LOC125584348 gene encoding 39S ribosomal protein L46, mitochondrial-like, with protein MQRLRSSRSLVKPLLESRRLGGGYCTSSSSEKIVASVLFERLRVVIPKPDPAVYAFQEFKFNWQQQFRRRYPDEFLDIAKNRAKGEYQMDYVPAPRITEADKNNDRKSLYRALDKKLYLLIFGKPFGATSDKPVWHFPEKVYDSEPTLRKCAESALKSVLGDLTHTYFVGNAPMAHMAIQPTEETPDLPSYKRFFFKCSVVAASKYNIRNCEDFVWVTKDELLEFFPEQAEFFNKMIIS; from the exons ATGCAGAGATTGAGATCTTCTCGGTCACTGGTTAAGCCTCTGTTGGAGAGCAGGAGGCTTGGAGGAGGGTATTGCACGAGCTCCTCCTCCGAAAAGATCGTAGCTTCGGTGCTTTTCGAGAGATTACGCGTTGTGATTCCCAAACCAGATCCTGCTGTCTACGCCTTTCAGGAGTTCAA ATTCAATTGGCAACAGCAGTTTCGCCGTAGATACCCAGATGAGTTCTTGGACATTGCTAAGAACAG AGCCAAAGGTGAATATCAAATGGACTATGTACCTGCTCCCAGAATCACTGAGGCTGACAAGAATAACGATAGGAA GTCATTATACAGAGCTCTTGACAAAAAGTTGTATCTTCTCATCTTCGGAAAGCCATTTGGAGCTACTAGTGACAAACCTGTCTGGCATTTCCCTGAGAAAGTGTATGATTCTGAGCCAACTCTTCGCAAG TGTGCTGAATCTGCTTTGAAGTCAGTCTTGGGAGATCTGACTCACACATACTTTGTTGGAAATGCTCCAATGGCTCACATGGCTATTCAACCTACTGAAGAAACACCTGATTTGCCGTCTTACAAG AGGTTCTTCTTCAAATGCAGTGTAGTAGCAGCGTCCAAGTACAACATACGTAACTGCGAGGATTTTGTGTGGGTTACCAAAGATGAGCTTTTGGAGTTCTTCCCTGAGCAAGCTGAGTTCTTCAACAAGATGATCATTAGCTGA
- the LOC125582944 gene encoding desiccation-related protein At2g46140-like, protein MVYGKKWVDDFRLLDKAKGFFAEKLANVPTPEAAVDNVDFKGVTRQGVDYHAKVSVKNPYSQTIPICQISYVLKSATRTIASGTIPDPGSLVGNKTTVLDVPVKVAYSIAVSLMKDIGSDWDIDYQLDIGLTFDIPVVGDITIPVSTQGEIKLPSLRDFF, encoded by the exons atggtTTATGGA AAGAAATGGGTCGATGATTTCAGGTTGTTGGACAAAGCCAAAGGTTTCTTTGCAGAGAAGCTAGCGAATGTTCCGACGCCTGAAGCCGCCGTGGACAACGTCGATTTCAAAGGCGTGACACGTCAAGGTGTAGACTATCACGCCAAGGTCTCCGTCAAGAATCCTTACTCTCAGACGATCCCTATTTGCCAGATCTCTTACGTCCTCAAGAGCGCCACAAG GACGATAGCGTCGGGTACAATACCGGACCCGGGTTCGTTGGTTGGGAACAAGACAACGGTTTTGGACGTACCGGTTAAGGTGGCCTACAGCATAGCGGTTAGTCTGATGAAGGACATTGGCTCGGACTGGGACATTGACTATCAACTTGACATTGGACTAACCTTCGATATTCCTGTTGTTGGTGACATTACCATTCCTGTCTCTACTCAGGGTGAGATCAAGCTCCCTTCCCTTCGCGACttcttttaa
- the LOC111204441 gene encoding SKP1-like protein 20 isoform X3 encodes MCNYHFIFKEPNSTNTVPGSSNPLPMSESYLAIMQREMMQSYIWLKTADGSIHLVEKEIAIFFPMICQEVVCKGVGTSKNHPISLPQQVNQATLSLILDYCRFHLVHGRSNKERKTYDQKFIRMDTTMLRELASAAGSLQLKPLVDLTCRTLGRSMEGKTPEEMREILNFPDDLSHLTDEERLLPLKNTMDDPGIRLLNRLNAKKRKELKEGERLQNVEVEEHVDERSVDDLVSFINGGDAKVVKTSKGKKKNKKKKDQKIVSSNEKEGAEETGSITREVEVPNLPSTEDDIFTPKAGSEDGDSDDEMDPAMKEMLDREVEDFARRLNSNWVGSQGQVRRPVHFSMNGNGTTRRHIGYGLDVKVNLQDTIDEFNGLAQFWLVI; translated from the exons ATGTGCAACTATCATTTCATTTTTAAGGAGCCTAATAGCACCAATACAGTGCCTGGGTCATCTAATCCATTACCAATGTCAGAAAGTTATCTGGCCATCATGCAACGAGAG ATGATGCAGTCCTACATCTGGCTTAAAACTGCTGATGGTTCAATTCACCTAGTGGAAAAAGAGATTGCGATCTTCTTTCCCATGATATGTCAAGAGGTCGTATGCAAGGGTGTTGGAACTTCTAAGAATCATCCAATATCGCTTCCACAGCAAGTAAATCAAGCTACGCTCAGCTTGATTCTTGATTACTGTAGATTTCATCTAGTGCATGGACGTTCAAACAAG GAACGAAAAACTTATGATCAAAAATTCATCCGGATGGACACAACGATGCTACGTGAGTTGGCCTCAGCCGCTGGCAGTTTACAGCTGAAGCCGTTGGTTGATCTTACTTGTCGCACACTTGGACGAAGCATGGAAGGAAAAACCCCTGAGGAGATGAGAGAGATACTTAATTTTCCTGATGACCTTAGTCACCTTACTGAC GAGGAGAGATTATTGCCTCTGAAGAACACAATGGATGATCCAGGGATTCGACTACTGAACAGATTGAACgcaaagaaaagaaaggagCTAAAAGAAGGAGAGAGATTGCAG AATGTTGAGGTTGAAGAACATGTGGACGAACGTTCTGTGGATGACCTGGTATCGTTTATAAACGGCGGAG ATGCCAAGGTAGTAAAGACGTCAAagggaaagaagaagaacaagaaaaagaagGACCAGAAGATTGTTTCCTCAAATGAAAAAGAAGGAGCCGAAGAGACTGGATCCATCACGAGAGAGGTAGAGGTACCCAACTTACCTAGTACGGAAGATGACATCTTTACGCCAAAGGCCGGGTCTGAAGATGGAGATTCAGATGATGAAATGGATCCAGCCATGAAGGAAATGCTTGATAG AGAGGTAGAAGATTTTGCTCGAAGATTGAACTCCAATTGGGTTGGATCGCAAGGACAAGTAAGAAGGCCTGTTCACTTTTCCATGAACGGCAACGGGACTACAAGACGGCATATAG GGTATGGTTTGGATGTGAAGGTTAATCTTCAGGATACAATTGATGAATTCAATGGCTTGGCACAGTTTTGGTTGGTTATATGA
- the LOC111204441 gene encoding SKP1-like protein 20 isoform X1 translates to MCNYHFIFKEPNSTNTVPGSSNPLPMSESYLAIMQREMMQSYIWLKTADGSIHLVEKEIAIFFPMICQEVVCKGVGTSKNHPISLPQQVNQATLSLILDYCRFHLVHGRSNKERKTYDQKFIRMDTTMLRELASAAGSLQLKPLVDLTCRTLGRSMEGKTPEEMREILNFPDDLSHLTDEERLLPLKNTMDDPGIRLLNRLNAKKRKELKEGERLQNVEVEEHVDERSVDDLVSFINGGDAKVVKTSKGKKKNKKKKDQKIVSSNEKEGAEETGSITREVEVPNLPSTEDDIFTPKAGSEDGDSDDEMDPAMKEMLDREVEDFARRLNSNWVGSQGQVRRPVHFSMNGNGTTRRHIG, encoded by the exons ATGTGCAACTATCATTTCATTTTTAAGGAGCCTAATAGCACCAATACAGTGCCTGGGTCATCTAATCCATTACCAATGTCAGAAAGTTATCTGGCCATCATGCAACGAGAG ATGATGCAGTCCTACATCTGGCTTAAAACTGCTGATGGTTCAATTCACCTAGTGGAAAAAGAGATTGCGATCTTCTTTCCCATGATATGTCAAGAGGTCGTATGCAAGGGTGTTGGAACTTCTAAGAATCATCCAATATCGCTTCCACAGCAAGTAAATCAAGCTACGCTCAGCTTGATTCTTGATTACTGTAGATTTCATCTAGTGCATGGACGTTCAAACAAG GAACGAAAAACTTATGATCAAAAATTCATCCGGATGGACACAACGATGCTACGTGAGTTGGCCTCAGCCGCTGGCAGTTTACAGCTGAAGCCGTTGGTTGATCTTACTTGTCGCACACTTGGACGAAGCATGGAAGGAAAAACCCCTGAGGAGATGAGAGAGATACTTAATTTTCCTGATGACCTTAGTCACCTTACTGAC GAGGAGAGATTATTGCCTCTGAAGAACACAATGGATGATCCAGGGATTCGACTACTGAACAGATTGAACgcaaagaaaagaaaggagCTAAAAGAAGGAGAGAGATTGCAG AATGTTGAGGTTGAAGAACATGTGGACGAACGTTCTGTGGATGACCTGGTATCGTTTATAAACGGCGGAG ATGCCAAGGTAGTAAAGACGTCAAagggaaagaagaagaacaagaaaaagaagGACCAGAAGATTGTTTCCTCAAATGAAAAAGAAGGAGCCGAAGAGACTGGATCCATCACGAGAGAGGTAGAGGTACCCAACTTACCTAGTACGGAAGATGACATCTTTACGCCAAAGGCCGGGTCTGAAGATGGAGATTCAGATGATGAAATGGATCCAGCCATGAAGGAAATGCTTGATAG AGAGGTAGAAGATTTTGCTCGAAGATTGAACTCCAATTGGGTTGGATCGCAAGGACAAGTAAGAAGGCCTGTTCACTTTTCCATGAACGGCAACGGGACTACAAGACGGCATATAG GTTAA
- the LOC111204441 gene encoding SKP1-like protein 20 isoform X2 codes for MSESYLAIMQREMMQSYIWLKTADGSIHLVEKEIAIFFPMICQEVVCKGVGTSKNHPISLPQQVNQATLSLILDYCRFHLVHGRSNKERKTYDQKFIRMDTTMLRELASAAGSLQLKPLVDLTCRTLGRSMEGKTPEEMREILNFPDDLSHLTDEERLLPLKNTMDDPGIRLLNRLNAKKRKELKEGERLQNVEVEEHVDERSVDDLVSFINGGDAKVVKTSKGKKKNKKKKDQKIVSSNEKEGAEETGSITREVEVPNLPSTEDDIFTPKAGSEDGDSDDEMDPAMKEMLDREVEDFARRLNSNWVGSQGQVRRPVHFSMNGNGTTRRHIG; via the exons ATGTCAGAAAGTTATCTGGCCATCATGCAACGAGAG ATGATGCAGTCCTACATCTGGCTTAAAACTGCTGATGGTTCAATTCACCTAGTGGAAAAAGAGATTGCGATCTTCTTTCCCATGATATGTCAAGAGGTCGTATGCAAGGGTGTTGGAACTTCTAAGAATCATCCAATATCGCTTCCACAGCAAGTAAATCAAGCTACGCTCAGCTTGATTCTTGATTACTGTAGATTTCATCTAGTGCATGGACGTTCAAACAAG GAACGAAAAACTTATGATCAAAAATTCATCCGGATGGACACAACGATGCTACGTGAGTTGGCCTCAGCCGCTGGCAGTTTACAGCTGAAGCCGTTGGTTGATCTTACTTGTCGCACACTTGGACGAAGCATGGAAGGAAAAACCCCTGAGGAGATGAGAGAGATACTTAATTTTCCTGATGACCTTAGTCACCTTACTGAC GAGGAGAGATTATTGCCTCTGAAGAACACAATGGATGATCCAGGGATTCGACTACTGAACAGATTGAACgcaaagaaaagaaaggagCTAAAAGAAGGAGAGAGATTGCAG AATGTTGAGGTTGAAGAACATGTGGACGAACGTTCTGTGGATGACCTGGTATCGTTTATAAACGGCGGAG ATGCCAAGGTAGTAAAGACGTCAAagggaaagaagaagaacaagaaaaagaagGACCAGAAGATTGTTTCCTCAAATGAAAAAGAAGGAGCCGAAGAGACTGGATCCATCACGAGAGAGGTAGAGGTACCCAACTTACCTAGTACGGAAGATGACATCTTTACGCCAAAGGCCGGGTCTGAAGATGGAGATTCAGATGATGAAATGGATCCAGCCATGAAGGAAATGCTTGATAG AGAGGTAGAAGATTTTGCTCGAAGATTGAACTCCAATTGGGTTGGATCGCAAGGACAAGTAAGAAGGCCTGTTCACTTTTCCATGAACGGCAACGGGACTACAAGACGGCATATAG GTTAA